From Bacillus basilensis, a single genomic window includes:
- a CDS encoding contact-dependent growth inhibition system immunity protein, which produces MLQIENMEDDEVFQFLAGTFHQDTFYEEALKELLEEAHKEYLQDSIVFLSKFLKSDYSIEEKQAYIRYSADGIYFEGLEITPVEWLENIVEILKQTVQVY; this is translated from the coding sequence ATGCTACAAATAGAAAATATGGAAGATGATGAAGTTTTCCAATTTCTAGCTGGCACTTTCCATCAAGATACTTTCTACGAAGAAGCACTTAAAGAATTATTAGAAGAGGCACACAAGGAATATTTACAAGACTCTATTGTTTTTCTATCTAAATTTCTAAAAAGTGATTATAGCATTGAAGAAAAGCAAGCGTACATTCGATATTCAGCAGATGGGATATATTTTGAAGGGCTAGAAATCACACCGGTAGAATGGCTTGAAAACATAGTTGAAATATTAAAACAAACCGTACAAGTTTATTAG
- a CDS encoding TetR/AcrR family transcriptional regulator, whose protein sequence is MARLREFDEEKALDAAMQLFWEKGYAATSLSDLTAKMGIQKPSLYSAFGDKEGLFEATLRRYTNLHAANIRTKLQNEQSVKEAIRTFFENMVEEEYKKEFSKGCFCINTMVELAPHNEKFEVLTREHQMYLAVVFQELIMKGIRSGELQSDLNAKAVAQTLVTSLIGLSVLMKSRPERSVIDNSVSIIVSLVK, encoded by the coding sequence TTGGGAGAAGGGATACGCAGCTACCTCATTAAGCGATTTAACTGCTAAAATGGGAATACAAAAGCCGAGTTTATATTCAGCCTTTGGTGATAAAGAGGGGTTATTTGAAGCAACATTAAGGAGATACACAAATTTACATGCGGCTAATATACGAACAAAACTTCAAAACGAACAATCCGTAAAAGAAGCAATTCGGACGTTTTTTGAAAATATGGTGGAAGAGGAATATAAAAAAGAGTTCAGTAAAGGCTGTTTTTGTATTAACACAATGGTCGAACTTGCTCCTCATAATGAAAAGTTTGAAGTACTGACTAGAGAACATCAAATGTATCTTGCAGTTGTTTTTCAAGAATTAATTATGAAAGGAATTCGATCAGGAGAACTACAAAGTGATTTGAACGCTAAAGCAGTAGCGCAAACATTAGTCACTTCCTTAATTGGATTATCAGTATTAATGAAATCACGCCCAGAACGTTCTGTTATAGATAATTCGGTATCGATAATAGTATCGTTAGTAAAATGA